One window of the Perca fluviatilis chromosome 5, GENO_Pfluv_1.0, whole genome shotgun sequence genome contains the following:
- the LOC120558501 gene encoding uncharacterized protein LOC120558501 → MDGKPKQPWSVEETNCLLALWSSTEIQNKLDGAVQTKPVFERLQNEMSVAGYQRSVEQLINKIKKLKKDYRDQKKELGRSGSGGRQRRSPYFDVLDAILGDRPACQTTGALNSATALLEAMVNGGEAENSNASGLRSYCEKSVLNELYKLNLLPVLWFIELSLTGEEGDVDDDTELPPPPSPQDCSSPVPSASVSSRQARRGKRQRENEELLEYMEKADDKFLQLNKDMTAKMETDTSALLGLMARMVAVMEAQAKK, encoded by the exons ATGGACGGAAAACCAAAACAACCGTGGTCTGTGGAGGAAACCAACTGTTTGCTGGCTTTGTGGTCCTCCACAGAAATTCAAAATAAATTAGATGGAGCTGTGCAGACAAAACCCGTATTTGAAAGGCTACAGAATGAGATGTCGGTTGCGGGTTACCAGAGAAGTGTAGAACAActgataaacaaaataaaaaaattaaaaaaggattATCGGGACCAAAAAAAGGAACTTGGGCGAAGTGGTAGCGGCGGTCGGCAAAGAAGATCCCCATATTTCGACGTCCTGGACGCCATACTTGGTGACCGACCGGCATGCCAAACCACCGGGGCACTTAACTCCGCCACAGCCTTGTTAGAGGCTATGGTGAACGGAGGAGAAGCAGAAAATTCCAATGCTTCAG GACTCAGGTCTTATTGTGAAAAGTCTGTCTTGAATGAGCTTTATAAACTAAACCTGCTCCCTGTTTTGTGGTTTATAGAGTTGTCTCTCACTGGTGAGGAAGGGGATGTTGACGATGACACGGagctaccaccaccaccatcaccacagGACTGCAGCTCGCCGGTACCATCTGCCTCCGTGTCATCACGGCAAGCCAGACGAG GAAAAAGACAGCGTGAAAATGAGGAGCTGTTGGAGTACATGGAGAAGGCTGACGATAAGTTCTTGCAGCTCAACAAGGACATGACAGCAAAGATGGAGACAGACACAAGTGCTCTGCTTGGGCTCATGGCACGCATGGTGGCAGTGATGGAGGCGCAAGCAAAAAAATAG
- the LOC120559407 gene encoding uncharacterized protein LOC120559407 has product MTVAVAHLKLRVPFAHICPEMEAKLRVILNDRVEKLVLPSGIPPTVEELQTVVKETFGISDEFSLQYLDSEFEDYFTLHTSDQIKHKDTIKIVHTAPIILNLLPLDESLGSSFDQQSTDCDSASYADSSAGTSSSQDTIFLSRRNTTERCQGWPKQFPIPGFAYETEMYLERATEDYKKNGTLVTTSKIKTDILEKLAETTVPCESIRPP; this is encoded by the exons ATGACAGTTGCCGTTGCACATTTAAAACTCAGAGTGCCCTTCGCACACATTTGTCCAG AGATGGAGGCAAAGCTCAGAGTAATCCTTAATGACAGAGTTGAGAAGTTGGTCCTTCCATCAGGAATCCCACCCACTGTGGAGGAGCTGCAAACTGTTGTGAAGGAGACCTTTGGAATTTCTGATGAGTTCAGTCTTCAGTATTTGGACTCAGAATTTGAAGATTACTTTACTCTTCATACAAGTGACCAAATTAAACACAAAGACACCATAAAGATTGTTCACACTGCCCCAATTATCCTCAACTTGCTCCCACTTGATGAAAGTTTGGGCAGTTCCTTTGATCAACAGTCAACAGACTGTGACTCTGCATCTTATGCAGACTCATCTGCTGGAACGTCTTCTTCACAGGACACCATTTTCCTGTCTAGGCGAAATACTACAGAACGATGTCAAGGGTGGCCAAAGCAGTTCCCCATTCCAGGGTTTGCATATGAAACTGAGATGTACCTTGAAAGAGCCACTGAAGACTACAAGAAGAATGGAACACTTGTGACTACCTCAAAGATCAAGACAGACATACTTGAGAAGCTGGCTGaaactacagtgccttgcgaaagtattcggcccccttga